A region of Panicum virgatum strain AP13 chromosome 8N, P.virgatum_v5, whole genome shotgun sequence DNA encodes the following proteins:
- the LOC120685696 gene encoding uncharacterized protein LOC120685696 isoform X2, with the protein MAGRDRGLMRSLTDLLGGRSTEAGESSQRTRRTGRRSRRSGAGSSTRDAAEGSGTAAGGRAGRRSRSRSRRGAPLVEEEAEVVEEEDEEEEDPGAEEQDEEEEEDGADEEEEDLGVPAVWQRGPSRLPDRPIPLEHRPVLRPDGKMNFEIVVPGVAHNCMANGILGLLCKRHYTGAMDIAGVRQPASSWEHYIAAPDGPDEEGRAFDNKAHRVLNELWDFDRYEEGMMPRSMQVASRACYKLVADMFYEAHIQAVIDYKARIENSEDLQRTCERHQTHPGTILAVDRWCSQEWVEMHEAARQRRLLMPGASHHQGNRNLKSASHGSVPCTQVQAYCLAHKGKATSDVTFNPQDPPEVYSNASVHSRLSGYSSMAQEVHGPEFDAINEPIDGEVIMRAGLGKKHGRYWFGDSLVDMATTPTLSQIRARSTSSSPAIRPRPDTTQTQIEAVKVISVSSVIPPFLHMFALNSNPGIKSFRPRWKQPSKHGRRRQRRGGGPSGMTCSKNWIKL; encoded by the exons ATGGCGGGGCGCGACAGAGGTCTGATGAGGTCACTCACAGACCTATTGGGCGGCAGATCTACCGAGGCAGGTGAGTCCTCCCAGAGGACTCGACGGACAGGCAGGAGAAGTCGGAGGAGTGGAGCAGGTTCGTCGACGCGCGACGCCGCTGAGGGCTCCGGCACGGCTGCAGGAGGGAGGgctgggaggaggagcaggagcaggagcaggagaggtgctcctcttgtggaggaggaggcagaggtggtggaggaggaggacgaggaggaggaggatcccGGTGCTGAGGagcaggacgaggaggaggaggaggatggggcggatgaggaggaggaggacttgGGCGTACCTGCCGTCTGGCAGCGAGGTCCCTCGAGGCTCCCAGATCGTCCGATACCTCTAGAGCACCGACCGGTCCTCCGACCTGACGGGAAAAT GAACTTTGAGATAGTTGTTCCAGGTGTTGCTCACAACTGCATGGCCAATGGCATCCTGGGCCTCCTCTGCAAGCGACACTACACAGGCGCCATGGATATTGCTGGGGTACGTCAGCCAGCCTCTTCATGGGAGCACTACATCGCCGCACCGGATGGACCAGATGAGGAAGGCAGAGCATTTGACAACAAGGCGCATCGGGTGTTGAACGAACTATGG GATTTCGACAGATACGAGGAGGGAATGATGCCCAGGTCGATGCAGGTGGCTAGCAGAGCTTGTTACAAGCTGGTGGCGGATATGTTTTACGAGGCGCACATCCAGGCCGTCATCGACTACAAGGCCAGGATCGAAAATAGTGAGGATCTACAAAGGACCTGTGAGAGACATCAGACTCACCCGGGAACAATACTTGCGG TGGACCGGTGGTGCTCGCAAGAGTGGGTGGAGATGCACGAGGCTGCCCGGCAGCGGCGTTTGCTGATGCCAGGTGCATCGCACCATCAGGGCAACCGTAACCTCAAG TCGGCGTCACATGGTAGTGTGCCTTGCACCCAAGTCCAGGCATACTGTTTGGCCCACAAAGGAAAGGCGACGTCTGATGTCACCTTCAACCCGCAGGATCCGCCCGAAGTGTACAGCAATGCAAGCGTCCACAGCCGCCTCAGTGGGTACAGCTCGATGGCACAAGAAGTTCATGGGCCGGAGTTTGATGCGATCAATGAGCCCATTGATGGAGAAGTCATCATGAGGGCGGGATTAGGCAAGAAGCATGGACGGTACTGGTTTGGCGACAGCTTAGTCGATATGGCGACTACTCCCACTCTCTCGCAGATTCGAGCCAGGAGTACCAGCTCAAGCCCtgccatacgcccacggccagACACTACACAGACTCAGATTGAGGCTGTCAAGGTTATTTCTGTTTCATCCGTCATTCCTCCGTTTTTACATATGTTCGCTTTGAATTCTAACCCTGGGATCAAATCCTTTAGGCCCAGATGGAAGCAGCCTTCTAAGCACGGCAggaggcggcagaggagaggtGGAGGGCCGAGCGGGATGACATGCAGTAAAAATTGGATCAAGCTCTAA
- the LOC120685696 gene encoding uncharacterized protein LOC120685696 isoform X3: MAGRDRGLMRSLTDLLGGRSTEAGESSQRTRRTGRRSRRSGAGSSTRDAAEGSGTAAGGRAGRRSRSRSRRGAPLVEEEAEVVEEEDEEEEDPGAEEQDEEEEEDGADEEEEDLGVPAVWQRGPSRLPDRPIPLEHRPVLRPDGKMNFEIVVPGVAHNCMANGILGLLCKRHYTGAMDIAGVRQPASSWEHYIAAPDGPDEEGRAFDNKAHRVLNELWDFDRYEEGMMPRSMQVASRACYKLVADMFYEAHIQAVIDYKARIENSEDLQRTCERHQTHPGTILAVDRWCSQEWVEMHEAARQRRLLMPGASHHQGNRNLKVYAARYSASHGSVPCTQVQAYCLAHKGKATSDVTFNPQDPPEVYSNASVHSRLSGYSSMAQEVHGPEFDAINEPIDGEVIMRAGLGKKHGRYWFGDSLVDMATTPTLSQIRARSTSSSPAIRPRPDTTQTQIEAVKAQMEAAF; encoded by the exons ATGGCGGGGCGCGACAGAGGTCTGATGAGGTCACTCACAGACCTATTGGGCGGCAGATCTACCGAGGCAGGTGAGTCCTCCCAGAGGACTCGACGGACAGGCAGGAGAAGTCGGAGGAGTGGAGCAGGTTCGTCGACGCGCGACGCCGCTGAGGGCTCCGGCACGGCTGCAGGAGGGAGGgctgggaggaggagcaggagcaggagcaggagaggtgctcctcttgtggaggaggaggcagaggtggtggaggaggaggacgaggaggaggaggatcccGGTGCTGAGGagcaggacgaggaggaggaggaggatggggcggatgaggaggaggaggacttgGGCGTACCTGCCGTCTGGCAGCGAGGTCCCTCGAGGCTCCCAGATCGTCCGATACCTCTAGAGCACCGACCGGTCCTCCGACCTGACGGGAAAAT GAACTTTGAGATAGTTGTTCCAGGTGTTGCTCACAACTGCATGGCCAATGGCATCCTGGGCCTCCTCTGCAAGCGACACTACACAGGCGCCATGGATATTGCTGGGGTACGTCAGCCAGCCTCTTCATGGGAGCACTACATCGCCGCACCGGATGGACCAGATGAGGAAGGCAGAGCATTTGACAACAAGGCGCATCGGGTGTTGAACGAACTATGG GATTTCGACAGATACGAGGAGGGAATGATGCCCAGGTCGATGCAGGTGGCTAGCAGAGCTTGTTACAAGCTGGTGGCGGATATGTTTTACGAGGCGCACATCCAGGCCGTCATCGACTACAAGGCCAGGATCGAAAATAGTGAGGATCTACAAAGGACCTGTGAGAGACATCAGACTCACCCGGGAACAATACTTGCGG TGGACCGGTGGTGCTCGCAAGAGTGGGTGGAGATGCACGAGGCTGCCCGGCAGCGGCGTTTGCTGATGCCAGGTGCATCGCACCATCAGGGCAACCGTAACCTCAAGGTGTACGCGGCTAGATAT TCGGCGTCACATGGTAGTGTGCCTTGCACCCAAGTCCAGGCATACTGTTTGGCCCACAAAGGAAAGGCGACGTCTGATGTCACCTTCAACCCGCAGGATCCGCCCGAAGTGTACAGCAATGCAAGCGTCCACAGCCGCCTCAGTGGGTACAGCTCGATGGCACAAGAAGTTCATGGGCCGGAGTTTGATGCGATCAATGAGCCCATTGATGGAGAAGTCATCATGAGGGCGGGATTAGGCAAGAAGCATGGACGGTACTGGTTTGGCGACAGCTTAGTCGATATGGCGACTACTCCCACTCTCTCGCAGATTCGAGCCAGGAGTACCAGCTCAAGCCCtgccatacgcccacggccagACACTACACAGACTCAGATTGAGGCTGTCAAG GCCCAGATGGAAGCAGCCTTCTAA
- the LOC120685696 gene encoding uncharacterized protein LOC120685696 isoform X1 translates to MAGRDRGLMRSLTDLLGGRSTEAGESSQRTRRTGRRSRRSGAGSSTRDAAEGSGTAAGGRAGRRSRSRSRRGAPLVEEEAEVVEEEDEEEEDPGAEEQDEEEEEDGADEEEEDLGVPAVWQRGPSRLPDRPIPLEHRPVLRPDGKMNFEIVVPGVAHNCMANGILGLLCKRHYTGAMDIAGVRQPASSWEHYIAAPDGPDEEGRAFDNKAHRVLNELWDFDRYEEGMMPRSMQVASRACYKLVADMFYEAHIQAVIDYKARIENSEDLQRTCERHQTHPGTILAVDRWCSQEWVEMHEAARQRRLLMPGASHHQGNRNLKVYAARYSASHGSVPCTQVQAYCLAHKGKATSDVTFNPQDPPEVYSNASVHSRLSGYSSMAQEVHGPEFDAINEPIDGEVIMRAGLGKKHGRYWFGDSLVDMATTPTLSQIRARSTSSSPAIRPRPDTTQTQIEAVKVISVSSVIPPFLHMFALNSNPGIKSFRPRWKQPSKHGRRRQRRGGGPSGMTCSKNWIKL, encoded by the exons ATGGCGGGGCGCGACAGAGGTCTGATGAGGTCACTCACAGACCTATTGGGCGGCAGATCTACCGAGGCAGGTGAGTCCTCCCAGAGGACTCGACGGACAGGCAGGAGAAGTCGGAGGAGTGGAGCAGGTTCGTCGACGCGCGACGCCGCTGAGGGCTCCGGCACGGCTGCAGGAGGGAGGgctgggaggaggagcaggagcaggagcaggagaggtgctcctcttgtggaggaggaggcagaggtggtggaggaggaggacgaggaggaggaggatcccGGTGCTGAGGagcaggacgaggaggaggaggaggatggggcggatgaggaggaggaggacttgGGCGTACCTGCCGTCTGGCAGCGAGGTCCCTCGAGGCTCCCAGATCGTCCGATACCTCTAGAGCACCGACCGGTCCTCCGACCTGACGGGAAAAT GAACTTTGAGATAGTTGTTCCAGGTGTTGCTCACAACTGCATGGCCAATGGCATCCTGGGCCTCCTCTGCAAGCGACACTACACAGGCGCCATGGATATTGCTGGGGTACGTCAGCCAGCCTCTTCATGGGAGCACTACATCGCCGCACCGGATGGACCAGATGAGGAAGGCAGAGCATTTGACAACAAGGCGCATCGGGTGTTGAACGAACTATGG GATTTCGACAGATACGAGGAGGGAATGATGCCCAGGTCGATGCAGGTGGCTAGCAGAGCTTGTTACAAGCTGGTGGCGGATATGTTTTACGAGGCGCACATCCAGGCCGTCATCGACTACAAGGCCAGGATCGAAAATAGTGAGGATCTACAAAGGACCTGTGAGAGACATCAGACTCACCCGGGAACAATACTTGCGG TGGACCGGTGGTGCTCGCAAGAGTGGGTGGAGATGCACGAGGCTGCCCGGCAGCGGCGTTTGCTGATGCCAGGTGCATCGCACCATCAGGGCAACCGTAACCTCAAGGTGTACGCGGCTAGATAT TCGGCGTCACATGGTAGTGTGCCTTGCACCCAAGTCCAGGCATACTGTTTGGCCCACAAAGGAAAGGCGACGTCTGATGTCACCTTCAACCCGCAGGATCCGCCCGAAGTGTACAGCAATGCAAGCGTCCACAGCCGCCTCAGTGGGTACAGCTCGATGGCACAAGAAGTTCATGGGCCGGAGTTTGATGCGATCAATGAGCCCATTGATGGAGAAGTCATCATGAGGGCGGGATTAGGCAAGAAGCATGGACGGTACTGGTTTGGCGACAGCTTAGTCGATATGGCGACTACTCCCACTCTCTCGCAGATTCGAGCCAGGAGTACCAGCTCAAGCCCtgccatacgcccacggccagACACTACACAGACTCAGATTGAGGCTGTCAAGGTTATTTCTGTTTCATCCGTCATTCCTCCGTTTTTACATATGTTCGCTTTGAATTCTAACCCTGGGATCAAATCCTTTAGGCCCAGATGGAAGCAGCCTTCTAAGCACGGCAggaggcggcagaggagaggtGGAGGGCCGAGCGGGATGACATGCAGTAAAAATTGGATCAAGCTCTAA